One genomic region from Syngnathus typhle isolate RoL2023-S1 ecotype Sweden linkage group LG17, RoL_Styp_1.0, whole genome shotgun sequence encodes:
- the LOC133170708 gene encoding glutaryl-CoA dehydrogenase, mitochondrial-like, with protein MALSNMCRLLAQPQRCALLCFARAQGTAAPVRWDAEKSEKTKASKVQFNWRDALDLEGLLTEEEVMIRDSFRTYCQDKLMPRIVLANRNEVFHREIVSEMGDMGVLGPTIKGYGCAGTSYVAYGLIAREVEKVDSGYRSVMSVQSSLVMHPINAYGTEEQKQKYLPKLARGEILGCFGLTEPNHGSDPSSMETRAKYNPSSRTYSLTGSKTWITNSPVADIAVVWAKCDDGKIRGFILERGMKGFSTPKIEGKFSLRASSTGMIVMDEVEVPEENLLPNATGLGGPFGCLNNARYGIAWGALGAAEFCFHAARQYTLDRIQFGVPLARNQLMQKKMADMLTEITIGLQSCLQLGRLIDEKKSAPEMISMLKRNSCGKALDVARQARDMLGGNGIADEYHIIRHVLNLEAVNTYEGTHDIHALILGRAITGLQSFTVDK; from the exons ATGGCGCTGAGCAACATGTGTCGCCTTTTGGCTCAACCTCAGCGATGTGCCCTCCTTTGTTTTGCTCGAGCTCAGGGGACTGCAGCGCCTGTTAGGTGGG atgCAGAGAAGTCCGAAAAGACCAAAGCAA GTAAAGTCCAGTTCAACTGGCGTGATGCTCTGGATTTAGAGGGCCTGCTGACAGAGGAGGAGGTGATGATCAGAGATTCTTTTAGAACCTACTGCCAAGACAAACTGATGCCACGTATCGTTTTAGCAAACAGAAATGAAG TGTTCCACAGAGAAATAGTGTCCGAAATGGGTGATATGGGTGTCCTGGGTCCAACCATTAAAG GTTACGGCTGTGCGGGGACGAGCTACGTGGCCTACGGTTTAATCGCCCGAGAAGTGGAAAAGGTGGACAGCGGTTACCGTTCAGTCATGAGCGTGCAGTCGTCACTGGTGATGCATCCCATCAATGCGTATGGCACTGAGGAGCAGAAGCAGAAGTACCTACCCAAGCTAG CTCGCGGAGAGATCCTTGGTTGCTTTGGCCTGACTGAGCCAAATCACGGCAGCGACCCAAGCAGCATGGAGACCAGAGCAAAGTACAATCCGTCCAGTCGCACCTACTCCCTCACTGGCTCCAAGACGTG GATCACCAACTCTCCTGTGGCGGATATCGCGGTGGTGTGGGCAAAATGCGATGACGGGAAGATTCGCGGCTTCATCTTGGAGCGAGGCATGAAAGGCTTTTCCACTCCCAAGATTGAGGGAAAGTTCTCCCTGAGAGCATCTTCCACCGGGATGATCGTCATGGATGAGGTGGAGGTTCCTGAAGAGAACCTTCTTCCCAATGCGACTGGACTTGGG GGTCCATTTGGCTGCTTGAACAACGCTCGTTACGGCATTGCGTGGGGGGCTCTTGGGGCGGCGGAGTTCTGCTTCCATGCAGCTCGTCAGTACACGCTTGACAG GATCCAATTTGGAGTGCCACTCGCACGGAATCAGCTAATGCAGAAGAAAATGGCTGACATGTTGACCGAGATCACCATCGGTCTACAGTCTTGTCTGCAGCTGGGGAGACTCATCGATGAGAAAAA GTCTGCCCCTGAGATGATCTCAATGCTAAAGCGGAACAGCTGCGGTAAAGCGCTGGACGTAGCCAGACAGGCCAGAGACATGCTGGGAGGAAACGGCATCGCGGACGAATACCATATCATCCGCCACGTCTTGAACCTGGAGGCCGTCAACACATATGAAG GTACCCACGATATCCACGCATTGATACTGGGCCGAGCAATCACCGGTCTGCAGTCCTTCACCGTGGACAAATAG
- the farsa gene encoding phenylalanine--tRNA ligase alpha subunit — protein sequence MADTRVVETLLQRIEKADDGVESLDVASSLGVDHQVIVGAVKSLQCLGEIISAELRSSKNWDLTEEGKEIAEQGSHEARVFNSVPLEGLTQSDLMKLSFGKIGFSKAMSNKWIRLDKGHEGGPRIFRTVENIDDQVREKLLLVQKGISSNLDEKEKNELKKRKLLAEVTVKSYWITKGNSFSTTITKQETELTPEMIANGSWKEKNFKPYNFDAMGVAPDCGHLHPLMKVRTQFRQIFLEMGFTEMPTNNFIESSFWNFDSLFQPQQHPARDQHDTFFLSDPALALKLPQDYLERVKRVHSEGGYGSQGYKCEWKIEEARKNILRTHTTAVSSRMLYKLAQQEKFTPVKYFSIDRVFRNETLDATHLAEFHQIEGVVADYGLTLGDLMGILHQFFTKLGITKLRFKPAYNPYTEPSMEVFSYHEGLKKWVEVGNSGVFRPEMLLPMGLPEDVSVIAWGLSLERPTMIKYGINNIRELVGHKVNLQMVYDSPICRLDS from the exons ATGGCGGACACGCGTGTAGTGGAGACTCTTCTTCAGCGTATTGAGAAGGCAGACGACGGCGTGGAAAGCCTCGATGTGGCTAGCAGCCTCGGAGTGGACCACCAGGTCATCGTCGGGGCCGTGAAGAGTTTGCAGTGTCTCGGCGAA ATCATTTCAGCTGAGCTACGCTCCTCCAAAAACTGGGATCTGACAGAGGAGGGCAAGGAGATTGCTGAGCAAGGCAGCCATGAAGCTCGAGTCTTCAACTCTGTCCCGCTGGAAGGTCTGACCCAAAGTGACCTCATG aAATTGTCCTTTGGAAAGATTGGCTTCAGCAAGGCCATGTCCAACAAGTGGATCCGACTGGACAAAGGGCATGAAGGCGGGCCCAGGATATTCCGAACT GTGGAGAACATAGATGACCAGGTTAGAGAGAAGTTGCTTCTTGTGCAGAAAGGAATCTCTTCAAACttggatgaaaaagaaaagaatgagcTGAAAAAGCGAAAACTTCTTGCTGAGGT GACAGTTAAGTCCTACTGGATCACGAAAGGCAACTCCTTCAGCACCACCATCACCAAACAGGAGACGGAGCTCACCCCTGAGATGATTGCAAA CGGcagctggaaagaaaaaaatttcaAGCCGTACAATTTTGATGCGATGGGTGTGGCCCCAGATTGCGGCCACCTGCATCCCCTGATGAAGGTGCGGACACAGTTCAGACAGATCTTCCTGGAGATGGG TTTCACCGAGATGCCAACCAACAACTTCATAGAAAGCTCTTTCTGGAACTTCGACTCCCTTTTTCAGCCGCAGCAGCACCCAGCCCGAGACCAACACGACACCTTCTTCCTGTCAG ACCCTGCCCTCGCCCTGAAGTTACCACAAGATTACTTggagagagtgaagagggtccACTCAGAGGGCGGCTATGGCTCACAAGG GTACAAATGCGAATGGAAGATTGAGGAGGCCCGCAAGAATATCCTCCGCACGCACACTACAGCCGTCAGTTCCCGCATGTTGTATAAACTTGCGCAACAG GAGAAATTCACTCCCGTCAAATACTTCTCCATCGACCGAGTCTTCAGGAACGAGACGTTAGACGCGACCCATCTGGCCGAGTTCCATCAAATTGAGGGCGTGGTGGCTGACTATGGGCTCACCCTGGGGGACCTCATGGGTATCTTGCATCAGTTCTTCACCAAACTAG gaaTTACTAAACTACGTTTCAAGCCTGCCTACAACCCCTACACAGAGCCCAGTATGGAGGTGTTCAGCTATCATGAAG GATTGAAAAAGTGGGTGGAGGTGGGGAACTCTGGTGTTTTCAGACCAGAGATGCTGCTGCCCATGGGTCTCCCTGAAGACGTGTCTGTTATTGCGTGGGGGCTTTCTCTGGAAAG ACCCACCATGATTAAATACGGCATAAACAACATCAGAGAGCTGGTGGGACACAAGGTCAATCTACAGATGGTCTACGACAGCCCCATTTGTCGACTGGACTCCTGA